The genomic region GTGGAATTTACTGGGACAAAATGCCTGCGTATGCCTCTCTGAATTTTTTCGGTCACACTGCTAAACTGCCGCAGTGGTTCTGGTCGGGCCACACCAAAATGAATTGCCAGAAACAGGCCATCACTCAGTCGCTAGAAACAGCTTATGCACATCATATACAGCGACTGATGGTTACCGGAAACTTTGCATTGCTTGCCGGTATTGATCCGGCTGAAGTGGACAAATGGTATCTCGGTATTTATATTGATGCCATTGAGTGGGTTGAAATTACCAACACACGCGGCATGAGCCAGTTTGCCGATGGCGGTATTGTAGGTTCAAAGCCCTATGTATCATCGACAAACTACATCGACAAGATGAGTGATTACTGCAAAACCTGTGCGTACGACCGTAAGAAAAAGTACGGCGCTTTTGCCTGTCCGATGAACAGTTTGTACTGGCATTTCTACAACCGCAACCGTGCTTTGCTTGAAAAAAATCCCCGCATCGGTATGATGTACCGCACCTGGGATAAAATGCAACCGTCAGAGAAAGAAAAAATTCTTTCACAGGCCGAAACCTGGCTGGCGAAACTGGATGAACTATAACAGCTTTTCGCGCTGCGACACAAAACGCTCAATGAGCAGCTGAGTCAGCCTTCCGGCCACGTCTTTGCGATGTGTGTGCGCAAACTCCTTCTCCGCTTTTGTCATTAATGCAAACACAGCCTGCATAATTGTTTGACGAAATTTCGCATTCCTTTTTACTGCATTTTCAATCGCTTCGTATTGTGCAACTTGCGTAAATCCGGCAAAACCTGGAAAACGTTTTGTAAGATAAGCGCGCAGCTGACCAAGCAGCCATTCATTTTTATATTTCAGGATGGGCCGAAGGGTTTCACCCTGGAACTTTTCGGCCGGTAATGCGCGCGAACTGTCAAAAACCACTTCGGGGCGCAACTTCAGCAATTCCTCATCACTCAAAAAATCGTCGGCAAACATGTGCAAATTTACAAAGTAGCCATTCAACTCACTATTTTTATCGCATGATGAAAGCCATACTTATTGACGATTCTGCTGATGCCCGCGAGGGACTCAAAGCCGATATTACCCGCTGGTGCCCGCAACTTAAAATTGTTGGCGAGGCTTCGGGCATGGCCGAAGGCTTGCAACTCTTGCGCTCAACAGCCTGCGATGTGGTTTTCCTCGATATACAGCTCGGCGATGGCGATGGCTTTCAGCTTCTCGAACAATTGGGCACCACCCACGCACGCATTATTTTTACAACCGGGCTTGATAACTTCGGCATCCGCGCCATTAAATTCAGCGCGCTCGATTATCTCCTCAAACCGGTTGATCCCGACGAACTGATTGCCGCGGTAAACAAACTGGAAAACCTGCAGGCACCTCCGGCCGAAAATCTTCGCCTTTTCAAGGAGCAATACAAACAACCCGCACAAAATCTCCGCCGCCTCGCTCTGAACAGTTCCGACCGTGTGCATGTGGTACAGATCAACGACATCGTCCGCTGCGAATCAGACCGTAACTACACCACCTTTTACCTGCTCAACGCAAAACCCATTGTGGTTACACGCACACTCAAGGAATATGAAGATTTGCTTGAGCCGTCCGGCTTTGTGCGCGTACATCACTCGCACCTCATCAATCTCGAACACCTCAAAACTTTCATGAAAAACGAAGGTGGTTATGCGGTAATGAGCGATGGTTCGAATGTACCGGTTTCAGTGCGCAAAAAAGAAGATCTGCTTAAAGCATTAGGGCTTTCCTGAATTATTTTCGTCTCAACCCATTCACCCGAAAACACTTTTCATCCTTCTGTATGCACCTGCTCAACAAAAACGGGCAGGTG from Bacteroidota bacterium harbors:
- a CDS encoding response regulator transcription factor, with protein sequence MMKAILIDDSADAREGLKADITRWCPQLKIVGEASGMAEGLQLLRSTACDVVFLDIQLGDGDGFQLLEQLGTTHARIIFTTGLDNFGIRAIKFSALDYLLKPVDPDELIAAVNKLENLQAPPAENLRLFKEQYKQPAQNLRRLALNSSDRVHVVQINDIVRCESDRNYTTFYLLNAKPIVVTRTLKEYEDLLEPSGFVRVHHSHLINLEHLKTFMKNEGGYAVMSDGSNVPVSVRKKEDLLKALGLS